Proteins co-encoded in one Aspergillus flavus chromosome 2, complete sequence genomic window:
- a CDS encoding bys1-like family protein, with the protein MQLKALSLLALTPLAAAVGNAVVKNSCDHPVYVWSVGGSVGPKQTVEPGKSYSEPFRHDDASGGVSLKITTVDNGLYNGSPQLNYAYTLDNAGVWYDMSDVFGDPFSGSAVVIKPSDTSCPSICWPQGVSPGGSQVKVCQSNSDEVLELCAEEC; encoded by the coding sequence ATGCAGCTCAAAGCCCTCTCCCTCCTGGCCCTGACCCCCCTGGCAGCCGCCGTGGGCAACGCAGTGGTCAAGAACTCCTGCGACCACCCCGTCTACGTCTGGTCCGTCGGTGGCTCCGTTGGTCCCAAGCAGACCGTCGAACCAGGCAAGTCCTACAGCGAGCCCTTCCGCCACGACGATGCCTCCGGCGGCGTCTCCCTGAAGATCACCACCGTCGACAACGGTCTCTACAACGGCAGTCCCCAGCTGAACTACGCCTACACGCTTGACAACGCCGGCGTGTGGTACGACATGTCCGATGTCTTCGGTGACCCTTTCTCTGGCAGCGCAGTGGTCATCAAGCCATCCGACACCTCCTGTCCTTCTATCTGCTGGCCACAGGGCGTTTCACCCGGCGGTAGCCAGGTGAAGGTTTGCCAGAGTAATTCGGATGAGGTCTTGGAGCTTTGTGCCGAGGAGTGTTAG